Genomic segment of Candidatus Desulfatibia profunda:
GCCGGCAATAAGTTACCAGGTTGTTAATGCGCTTTTCGAGTTCGCCGCTGAGGCGGTAAATCATTTTTTTAGCGTTGGTCAGCAGCACCTGCGTCGATTCTCCGCGAGCAAGAAGGGTTTGGTTTTCTTTAAGGCGTATCTCGAAATTAAATTTCAGGGCAGCAATTTCGGGTTTGACCACTGTCGATCGAATAATGATCCTGTCGCCGCATTTTGCCGGATGTTTGAAATCACATTCCAGGCGAATTACCGGTGCAATATACCCCAGTTCGACCATTTGAGAGGGCATCAGATCAAAACGCCGAAGCAGGTCCATGCGTCCGGCCTCGAACCATGCCGCATAATGGCCGTGCCAGGCCATGCCCCATTCGTCCACTTCATTAAAACGGACGGTTTCTTCTGTCTCTGTCCACTTCACGATGAATTCACTTTCACTTGTGCCGGTGCCGGCCGATATCCTTCCTGTACGAACGCGGCCAGAGCACGAACGGAGGCAAAGGCCTTTTTGCCCACATCCTCGTCTTCAATAATTATCCTGAACAGTTTCTCAATCGCCACGACCAGTTCCAGGGCGTCGATGGAATCGAGCCCCAGACCCTCCCGAAAAAGCGGTTC
This window contains:
- a CDS encoding acyl-CoA thioesterase — encoded protein: MKWTETEETVRFNEVDEWGMAWHGHYAAWFEAGRMDLLRRFDLMPSQMVELGYIAPVIRLECDFKHPAKCGDRIIIRSTVVKPEIAALKFNFEIRLKENQTLLARGESTQVLLTNAKKMIYRLSGELEKRINNLVTYCRQA
- a CDS encoding acyl carrier protein, producing MIIETLKLEDITVADIENDEPLFREGLGLDSIDALELVVAIEKLFRIIIEDEDVGKKAFASVRALAAFVQEGYRPAPAQVKVNSS